One Xenopus tropicalis strain Nigerian chromosome 8, UCB_Xtro_10.0, whole genome shotgun sequence genomic window carries:
- the LOC116406829 gene encoding vomeronasal type-2 receptor 26-like, translating into MYAIEEINNSTELLPNITLGYRIYDTCTSEKIALMSTFSLLFEDENPTVNYICQQDQKLVAFVGHLLSSITYTIAEITQLYGYPQISYGALDPVFNDRINFPSVYRTVPNEYSQFRVIIKLLKHFGWTWVGIIASDDKSNYQASQELRKEMEKNRICVDFLKSIANSPPFSHISAFETIEVIKDSSVRVIILYFSISSLTNLLSYRTSQLISERVFICSVALDIVIESEFTELYYLMNGSLLIALPRGDIPGLNDFLSYKLWTDSSENIFLQTVFDLIAECSDVVLDGVKNVTCLKKHRIKEYLLQEETITHRIKHTIYMAVYALAHALDNMQLPIELWSSKEMSKIRFKLNYYLKNLHLKTPSGEEFFFSKEGNIPGKFDILNWIINENGTINKIHVGKFLPSSDRLIIDETAITWAPYFEKTSQCSEMCSSGQRRAHQNGRPPCCFDCVSCSEGEISNSADVETCVKCAEDQWPNPTRDQCIIRVIDYLSYEDLLGYILSGCASVFTVLNSAVLLVFIKHRRTPIVRANNQNISYILLMALLMSFLCTFMFIGQPTGVTCMLRQTTVMFVLSIAISSMLGKTLMVLAAFQATKMEKMFRKLGRINISVGVVFLCSFVELIICVIWLSLYPPHVESDNKTVPGKIILQCNEGSIISFYLAVSYIGVLSLISFAVAFIARKLPDRFNEAQHITFSMLVFCSVWVSFIPTYLSTKGKHMVAVEIFAIQASAAGLLMCIFTPKCYIILLKPELNVKGKPRVTH; encoded by the exons ATGTATGCTATAGAGGAGATCAACAACAGCACAGAGCTTTTACCCAACATTACTCTAGGATATCGTATCTACGATACATGTACAAgtgaaaaaattgcattaatgagCACTTTTAGCTTATTATTCGAGGATGAGAATCCAACTGTCAACTATATCTGTCAACAAGATCAGAAGTTGGTGGCATTTGTTGGACACTTGTTATCATCTATAACTTACACCATTGCTGAAATCACTCAGCTGTATGGATACCCTCAG ATAAGTTACGGAGCTCTGGATCCCGTGTTTAATGATCGTATTAATTTTCCATCTGTTTATCGTACAGTTCCCAATGAGTATTCCCAGTTTAGAGTTATCATCAAattactgaagcactttggctggactTGGGTGGGAATTATTGCATCAGATGATAAGAGCAACTACCAAGCCAGTCAGGAGCTAAGAAAGGAAATGGAGAAAAATAGAATCTGTGtggattttttaaaaagcataGCAAATTCACCCCCTTTTTCTCATATAAGTGCATTTGAAACTATTGAGGTCATTAAAGATTCCTCTGtcagagtcattattttatacTTTAGTATAAGCTCTTTGACAAACTTGCTATCATACAGGACTTCCCAGCTGATATCAGAAAGGGTTTTTATATGCTCAGTAGCCCTGGATATTGTTATAGAAAGCGAGTTCACAGAATTATATTATCTAATGAACGGATCATTATTAATTGCACTTCCAAGAGGAGACATTCCTGGACTGAATGACTTTCTTTCGTACAAACTTTGGACAGATTCGTCGGAAAATATATTTCTACAAACGGTCTTCGACTTAATTGCAGAATGTTCAGACGTTGTCCTTGATGGTGTTAAAAATGTTACATGTTTAAAGAAACACagaataaaagaatatttattgCAAGAAGAGACCATTACCCACCGTATTAAACACACAATATACATGGCAGTGTATGCTCTAGCCCATGCCTTAGATAATATGCAGTTACCTATAGAATTATGGTCCTCCAAAGAGATGAGCAAAATAAGATTTAAG CTAAACTATTACCTAAAAAACCTTCACCTGAAAACGCCATCCGGAGAGGAATTTTTCTTCTCCAAGGAAGGAAATATTCCTGGAAAGTTTGACATATTGAATTGGATTATTAATGAAAATGGAACAATTAATAAGATCCATGTTGGAAAATTCTTACCAAGTAGTGATCGGCTGATTATTGATGAGACTGCAATTACCTGGGCCCCTTATTTTGAAAAG aCATCACAGTGCTCTGAAATGTGTTCATCTGGCCAGCGAAGAGCTCATCAGAATGGGAGGCCACCGTGCTGCTTCGACTGTGTTTCATGTTCTGAGGGGGAAATCTCAAATTCTGCAG atgTGGAAACCTGTGTGAAATGTGCTGAAGACCAATGGCCGAATCCAACTAGGGATCAGTGCATTATAAGAGTAATTGATTATCTGTCTTATGAAGATCTTTTAGGATATATACTGTCTGGATGTGCTTCAGTCTTTACTGTATTGAATTCGGCAGTGTTGTTGGTCTTTATAAAACACAGAAGGACTCCTATAGTCCGTGCCAATAATCAGAACATCAGCTACATCCTACTTATGGCTCTTCTGATGTCCTTCCTTTGCACCTTCATGTTCATTGGACAACCTACTGGGGTTACCTGCATGCTGAGACAAACTACGGTTATGTTTGTTTTATCCATTGCTATTTCTTCAATGTTAGGAAAAACTTTAATGGTTTTAGCTGCTTTTCAAGCCACAAAAATGGAAAAGATGTTTAGGAAACTGGGAAGAATTAACATTTCTGTAGGTGTGGTCTTTCTTTGCTCCTTTGTGGAATTAATAATATGTGTAATTTGGTTAAGTTTGTATCCACCACATGTAGAGTctgataataaaactgtaccaggAAAAATAATTCTACAATGTAATGAAGGTTCCATCATAAGTTTCTATCTGGCAGTTTCATACATTGGTGTATTATCCCTTATTAGCTTTGCTGTCGCTTTCATTGCTCGCAAGTTACCAGACCGTTTCAATGAGGCGCAGCACATCACCTTCAGCATGCTGGTGTTCTGCAGTGTCTGGGTCTCCTTCATCCCAACAtacctgagcaccaaaggcaaacacATGGTTgcagtggagatatttgccatccagGCCTCTGCAGCAGGACTGTTAATGTGTATATTTACTCcaaaatgctacattattttgCTGAAACCAGAGCTCAATGTTAAAGGAAAGCCTAGAGTCACACACTGA